The genomic stretch GAGAGAAGCGCCATCAAGAGACGTGATGTGCAGACTAGTGCCATTGCCAACCTCACCTATGGAAGCGGCAAAGCCAGAGATGTTAAAATATGGGTTCCAGCCCGCACCAAGATTTGGGGTAGTAAAGGTATCCGCAAAGGGAGAGTAGTGGATTGTAGGAGAAGTGTCGTCCACGATGAATTGAACGACGCTCTCCATGAATTCATGGGCTCGGTCGGGTCCAGCACGAAGAGATGAAAGAAAGCGGACAAAGCAGGGATTGCTGGTTTGTATATTGCCCCTCTGTTCCCGCAAATTCGAATGAATGGCAATCAATCTGCGATAGATTGCCTGATACGCGTCAATCCAGGTCTTGCCAACAAACAGCGTCAGTAGCGAAGCCCACTGGGGTATAATGGAAGGATATCCGTGAAAACTAGACCGGACTGGTTATGAACTAAGGGCTGAACATGGAATTCCTGGAAGACCTTGAGGCGAAGGATCCGCTAAGGCTTTGACTTAGCCCTTCCCTTGATTGGTCGCATGCAATAAACCGGATTTAGAGGCTGTCAAAAGAGGAGAATGTGTGTATATTACCCATTTGGATTGTCATACCGACCGACATAACCGTACGCCGAAGGAGGAGGACAAGTAATGAAAGAGCTAAGATTGTTACTAAACCCAAATGGCGGAATACAGTCCACTGGCTCGGTTGCAGTCCGCCGGACCTGCCGGACCTCCTAAGTACATTGTCTTGTTCTCTACAATACCATGACTTGCACTTGAATCTTGTAGCAACCAACTCTAAGAGGTGACAATACGGCTTTGACATTCCGCATGTTGGGGTGCAGCCTGGCAGGCATCCAGGATATATTTGACACCATCAGTCACATTGCTCTCAAGACTCATTCGACTCACACGTTGGAACATCTTCTGTTGGATGTCGTAGTACGGTTCTGAGGTTATTTCTACCCCCACAAGCTGCCAGCTCATCCTCTGGACACTCACGCGTATAAAGAACACAACAGGAACACGCTAACGCGTATAATAATATCTACATGTCGATTCCAGAACAGCTTCCTCTGCACTTGATTGGAACCCAGGCATTCCTGCCGGCACTACTTTCATATATACGAAGCCTTGCCAATACCACCTCTCTTCCGCTTGATCATGTCATCTTCCAATCAGTTCTTGTGTGTCTTATCGCGGGTGACAAACACCTGATCCTCCGCACACCAGAGGAGGATGTATCTTTTGTAGTAAAATTGGTCGTTTGGGTGAGTCAAAATTGTCCCCCTTTCCCCAGATTTCCTTTCTATATCAGTTATTGTGTGCTTAAAAGCATCTTGCTGCTTGCTCTATAAACTACCGGGCAACACAGCTTTGGTTGGCGCTAAGTTGTTGATACTCCATTGTCGAGACCCGCCGAAACTTGAGGTCCCACCAGTGACCCTGCATTATTTTCGAATACATCAAACACGATTTGATATATGTCATGGTCTCCGTTGGCGCATGTCTTCCTACCTTTTCATTCGGATAAGAAATTGCGTTAACCTTGTCTGCTCACCATACCTCCTTGCTCGTCGCATCATCGTCATTTGCATTTCTGACCATCTCTTATTATAGACTCTATCCTGTATATTCAATTTTCCAACACATAAATTAAAACTTCGGAAACAGCTCCGTTCAAAAACTGGCATCTCATCAGTGTCTGATCCGGATGCCTTTCTGCGGTCGTTGTTTTTCCCGCCGGgatcctcttcttccaactCGAATCAAACATCGCAAGATGAAGGAACTGCTGAAAACTTGAAACATTTGGGCCACTATCGTCACCACTCCCATGCGCGTTCCTCATTGAAACCCGGGACAAAGCACCAACCAGAATACTCCCGTTCACGGTCTTTTCCAAACAATCTCGGAGCTGCACAAGACCATGGGACACCTGCTCCAGATTTTCCTGCTTCGCAAggtgccaccaccaccacaggGCAACGATCTGTCGCCACTACCCCTCATTCGCCGGGGTTGCCGTCAATATTGAAACCCCAACCGATATATCCCAACAGTATGCCCCACGCGCATACTGATCCGCTACCATTGCCCAGGCGGAAGAAAACATTATCACAGTCTAAGCCATTGCAACTTCCCCACGCCTTGGTCCTTTCGGGTCTAGAGAATGCAGCGGATAGTGTTCAACGCTCCCTGGCAAGGGTATTGGCAGATAAAAAGGTAGTATTAGAAAGTCGAAGAGATACCACTGCGCTAGATTCAGATAGAACAGGATTTGTCGAAGATGGAGTTTGGACTCTTCCCGATGGGTTTATCGTAGTGTATGTTTGTCCCTGGAATGCTCGAGAGCGGCCTGCTCTCCACAAATCACTGGTAAGATCCACTGTCATCATAGAACCGACCCATGCTTATCAGAAAACTATCACAGTTGGACAAGTTCGCCATGAGCGCAGATGTATTCATTTCTCAAAGTATACGTCGCGATTTCCATTCGCtccccttttcttcttctcctcgtgCATTCCACCCCAGTTTTGTTTCGCACTCCAATCCGGGCAGTCCATCACCTTCACATCCTACGCCACTGCCTCCTACCCACACGCCACCTGTATTCACAAAAGCCTTGCCTCTACCCAGAAAGTCGTCTGCCCATTTTaatccgcctcctcttcctgaTGTTGTCCTTCCTACATCATTTATCAAGGCTCTGCAAGATGCTCGCCACAGGGTCCACATTTCATGGTCCTCATCTTTATATCTATCTGATCTTTTCTCTGCTACGCGACACCACTCACGCCTAGATGCGATGTTGCTCACTGCCAAGTCGATGAAAGATGCTGAAGATCTTATTTGCGCCTCCCGCATCATCGGGAATGATCTCACAGGGATGGAACTTGTACGCAGCTCAGGATTGATATACGATGGCGACGCCGccgaagaagacgacgatgacgatccCTCTGGCAACGAAAATGTTGATTCGATTGCACGGGATTACGTGCGGCTTGAAGATGTTGACGAACATTCGACCATGTCTGCACCGTCGCGTATGAATGCCAAAGACACGAACGAGCAGCAGTCGCTCACTgccaccacaaccaccacaaCCTCTGGGGTGCTGGATGTGTCAGAGGTTGATGTTGCTCGCATTGTTCCCAGAGTGATCTCGCATCGCGTACGGCTGAGGAATGGTCCACAGGATGAAATCTTGTCCAGTGCACTGTACGGTGCTACGTTTCTGCCCCATCAGATGCCGAAGCCGCCTGTCGTTAGTGACGAGAGTCAGAAGACTGCAGATAAAACACCGTCCGTCAAAGCCGTGCTTGTGAGCATCCTGTCTGAGGTATGACTTGTATAAATGGCGCCAATGTTCGAGGGAAGTGATTGGCGGCGAACCACTGTTCGGCTATGTAGTAAGTATAGTAGGACCTTCAATGTAAAATAGTGTAAATTTAATATCACACATTTAATACAATTTATTACTAATCGAGCAATTGAGAATGAATGACTCCTGTGTTTGGACACTGTTGAAATGTTATTGGACCCACCCGCAGTGGTTCGTTTGATATATATTCTTTCGTTGCTCCCTTGCGTCTTTACTTTTACCATAAACATATCCTGCAATGCCTGAAAATAACTCTGAAGGCGACCGATCTCAACAGAAAAAGCGGAGGATTCCAGGAGCATGCGACAtatgcaagaaaaagaagagtgaGATATCGCAATTTCATTAAAGAGCCCGCCTGAATTAACTTACAATTTTGTTAGTTCGTTGTAAGCTTCATACTACGGCAATGGATGACCTATTTCGATGGGATCTCACCGAATATTGAGCCTCTAGGTGATAGTGGGGAGATGCCTGGCAATCGATGCACAAATTGCATACAGTTTGGGTTGGAGTGTACTCATAAAGAGGTCACAAAGGTGGGTTTTCTATTGTCTACAGAATGTTTCATGTGTGCAGAAAGCTTATGATCTGCTATTCAGACCTTAGGTCCTGCGAAAGGGTACGATTAGGATTGACGACAATGCCAATCAGTCACCAATAACTCGTTTATCTTTAGATATGTCGAAAGCCTAGAAGCGCGTCTCGAAAAGATGGATAGACTACTGGCTAAGGTATGTTGTTGCTCCAAATGACTGCTTCTCAAGTGTGAATTAATCTGACTAGTGCGACAGTTACTACCTCAGGACGTTGATATCAGCAAGGAAGTAGAACGACTGGAAGAACAAGAGGCACAGACCAACTCTGACAAGCTGCCCCGAAATGACGACGTCGTGGAGGACATGGCCATACAGCTAACCAGCAAACTGAACCTGAATCCGCAGGAACACAGGTTCTTTGGAAGATCAAGGTGGGCATGATCGCAGTATGTGTTCGTCTCCACTGCGCGCACGCTTAACTTCGGGCGTATTTCTCCTTCACAGTGGTTTCCAATTAATTCAGACGGCGTTGGATCTGAAGCAAGAGTATACTGGGGATATCCTTATGCAGAAACCTCTCCTCCCTTCGAAGCGGCGCGAATTCTGGGACTACCCATCAGTGCGTACAAAGATTTGCTTCATTTGAGATTTGGCTGAttgtttcttcatttcaAGTGGGCAATTATGAAAGATCCTATGCACGAACCCGATATCGTTACCTTCATTTACCCCGATGCCGACTTGATGCCCTCATTGATAGACGCGTATTTCGAACAAATGAACTGCTTCTTACCTCTGCTGCATCGTCCAACATTCGAGAAGCTCGTTGCGGAAGGGCTTCATTATAGTGATTCCATGTTTGGCTCGGTGCTTCTTCTAGTATGTGCCCATGGAGCTCGGTTTTCCGAAGACCCTCGAGTTCTTTCCAAAGGCACCGACTCTCCTCGATCAGCGGGGTGGAAATGGTACGAGCAGGTCAATGCATTCAGAAGGACTCTCATCAAAAGGACAGTTTTGTACGAGCTCCAGATGATCGCAGTATGTCACTTTTGGTTCAAGAAATAATGCCGATTCTTATCGCAAGCTAGTTGCATGTCATGTTTTCTAAAACCGGAGAGGCGCCTCAGGGAATATGGGCAGAGATTGGTTTGGGTGTGCGATTGGCGCAAGAAGTAGGCGCTCATCGAAAACGCCGACGGTCGGACTCACCTCCTACTCCGGAAGATGAATTATGGAAGAGGGCATTCTGGTAAGACTTTGGTGGCAGATCTGCTATTTGCTACACTATTAACTATTTTGACGCTCACTATCTGCATTAGGGTCATCCTTAGCATAGATAGGTTTATTAGTGCAGGATCCGGTCGACCGTGCGGATTACAGGACGAAGAGTGAGCACTGAAGTATGCTCCCAGAAGTTTGTTTCGGAAGTTGATCACAACGTTCTAGCTTTGATTTAGATCTTCCTCTAGAGGTTGATGATGAATATTGGGAAAATGGATTTAAACAACCTGCTGATAAACCGTCGTCTATCACTTTCTTCAACTGCTATCTAAGGTTGATGGACATACTTGCCTACGCCATGCGACTGATTGTAGAGAAAGTTGCTTTATATGGGCATACAGTTGCTGACAACCTATTTGTTTCTTAGTATCCAGTTAAACGCCCTAAAAATTTCTTTGGTGCAGCCACCCAATATTCAGAACAGCAGATCATAGTGGAGCTAGATTCAACAATGAATAACTGGATGGATTCGGTACCTTCACATCGTATGTTTAGTTTGCTGATAATCGGATTGCTCCCGATCTCTATCTGACCAAATCCAAACAGTTAGATGGAATCCGCATTGCGAAGACGAGCTCTTCCTCAAGCAATCGGCCTACCTACATGCTACCTACTACCATCTTCAAATATTCATCCATCGACCTTTTATTCCTTCTCCACGGAACCCTGCTCCGATCTCATTCCCATCATTGGCCATATGTACGAATGCTGCACGATCTTGTTGTCACGTTCTCGAGTCTTTCACCAAGTTGAGCTCAATGCCGTTGACTGAACTCCAAGTAATTACCTTTACTTTACTTTTACCCCTCACTCGCTGATTACTTTATGTCATAGAACATCATTTTCACGTCAGCAGTTATTCTTTTACTGAACATCTGGAGTGGCAAACGCTCTGGGTATGCGCCAAATCCATTGCGAGAGATGGAGGATGTTCAACGGTGTATGGACATCCTCAAGATGACTGAACGACGGTAAGGCCCTCGAAATGATGTCATTAACCTGTTATTCATGCAGTATATTGTATTAGGTGTGCCCTTGCTGGACGTTACTGGTATGTTTCTCTGGAAATGTGAATTCAAACTTCCCTGACAAAGTGCTTCTACAATTATTTAGGGACATTTTAACAGAGCTTGCCTACGCAGGGCACATGTCCATCTCCATGAAAAAGTCTGATGCCATTAAAAACGGAAGGAAGAGAAACCGTGACGCTGCAGAACAAACTACATCCACTTCTACTTCTCTTCCTAGTTCGAGCAACGAAGCGCGCCCAATTGCGGGTAATCGGCGTGTCTCTGAGAGCCAGTCCCCGCCCTCGGTGCCGCAAACTCCTCCTGAGACTGCGTTATTTTCGTTGCCCATGTATAGTAATGAGCTCGGAAGACTCCCAGTTTATGGACAATTCAACTTTTCCGACTCTCTGAACACATATGCACCACCCACTGCCAACCAGGTTACTAACTTTGACCAGTTCTTTTTTAACATTTCTGCTACCAATCAGAATAACATTGTTCAGCCTGATCTGAGTGGACTGGCGAACGGCACCCTCCCGATCTTTGACGACAAGAATCAACCAGTGGACAACAACTTTGTACAGCCGGTTCAACAGCCTCCTGCAACGGATATTACTTCTATCTTTGGACCATCGTTCGATGCAGATGAATGGGCGCGCTCTATACCTCAGATGGATATGGACACAATGAACATGTGGTCAATGGCACCAACCAACCTCGAGtatgttgttgctgttgttgcaaCGATCATGAAGCGGATATTTGTTAACCTTTCTTGCGATTATAGGATGGATGATTGGAACTCGTATATATCAAGCGTGGAACAGATCACCCAGGCTCGATCGTCCTCGTTTGGTACTCAATAGCGACCAAGTATATTTCGGTACATCGCTTTCAACTGTATCACTACTGTAAACGTTACATACCCCCTTTGTCTATCTCCCGAGTTGAGACGGATCTTTACATTCTTATTTATCCTTTTACCATTTGTGTAGTGGTTACCTTGAACCTTGTAGCGTAGTACATCTATTTTTGTGAAGTATTCCAATTTAAGTACTTACATTCAGATGCGAAGCAGGCCAACTTCACAATAGAGTGCGGGGTGTTGACTTGGTGATTAGGTGTTCCGGTTTTATAAGTAACAATGCTTGTTGTATTGTATAAAAAGTTTTGGGTAATCGTTCTAAGATATATTTTTGAAGCTCTTTGTATAAGTTATAGATATCGATTGGCTTGTATTTGACCTTCAGGTTTCAGCACAGGGCTTCGTCGCAGGAAGGTATCACTGGAGGTTTGTGTTTCCGGCGacttgtttgttttttcccTGTGCCTGTAGTAAATCAAGacatcttaaagacaatggcTGATCCTTCACTAATTTTTCTTCCTGTGTCATATATAGTTCTTCTTGATTCCCGGTCTTTATGTTTTGGAGAATATCACGGCGATTGAAGCAGCAAGGAGACGACATGAGATAAATTATAAAGCACCTTTTAGCTGTTATTTTTAGCTACGACGGTTTTCCCGGGCCGCACAAGATAATTAGTCA from Psilocybe cubensis strain MGC-MH-2018 chromosome 2, whole genome shotgun sequence encodes the following:
- a CDS encoding ABC-transporter-regulating transcription factor produces the protein MPENNSEGDRSQQKKRRIPGACDICKKKKSDSGEMPGNRCTNCIQFGLECTHKEVTKTLGPAKGYVESLEARLEKMDRLLAKLLPQDVDISKEVERLEEQEAQTNSDKLPRNDDVVEDMAIQLTSKLNLNPQEHRFFGRSSGFQLIQTALDLKQEYTGDILMQKPLLPSKRREFWDYPSWAIMKDPMHEPDIVTFIYPDADLMPSLIDAYFEQMNCFLPLLHRPTFEKLVAEGLHYSDSMFGSVLLLVCAHGARFSEDPRVLSKGTDSPRSAGWKWYEQVNAFRRTLIKRTVLYELQMIALHVMFSKTGEAPQGIWAEIGLGVRLAQEVGAHRKRRRSDSPPTPEDELWKRAFWVILSIDRFISAGSGRPCGLQDEDFDLDLPLEVDDEYWENGFKQPADKPSSITFFNCYLRLMDILAYAMRLIYPVKRPKNFFGAATQYSEQQIIVELDSTMNNWMDSVPSHLRWNPHCEDELFLKQSAYLHATYYHLQIFIHRPFIPSPRNPAPISFPSLAICTNAARSCCHVLESFTKLSSMPLTELQNIIFTSAVILLLNIWSGKRSGYAPNPLREMEDVQRCMDILKMTERRCALAGRYWDILTELAYAGHMSISMKKSDAIKNGRKRNRDAAEQTTSTSTSLPSSSNEARPIAGNRRVSESQSPPSVPQTPPETALFSLPMYSNELGRLPVYGQFNFSDSLNTYAPPTANQVTNFDQFFFNISATNQNNIVQPDLSGLANGTLPIFDDKNQPVDNNFVQPVQQPPATDITSIFGPSFDADEWARSIPQMDMDTMNMWSMAPTNLEYVVAVVATIMKRIFVNLSCDYRMDDWNSYISSVEQITQARSSSFGTQ